Proteins encoded within one genomic window of Bombus pyrosoma isolate SC7728 linkage group LG13, ASM1482585v1, whole genome shotgun sequence:
- the LOC122574114 gene encoding uncharacterized protein LOC122574114 isoform X3, with product MEEVPILTCPLHPIKEKDEEGVARALTPTKAIPVPSAAQNPEALVLPALVDDRLQTPCNKPGKHHCPCDEEDVPPPSPAISRQNRERKRRRSLPCGPIDANSCVTVQPMPLPSVQEAVTQESKKDSQSSSYPKCSTEISINRGIKFVQGQNCKFEENSIRNRKNLNSDNLERCFKTQLSIDGRDGNTEKRYKRTIDDPDAKSLSNSKDKQCNLEKKQREREIKSEKNGIFENLIPFNSSLPWSFVESWNNSNANGKCAFHSWRGNKETYFNDSERIYKAPVSKDSSLVINPFRQPSPFHESNPGPSTNNRLKQDFVNSTCMVHQTCVKSSYKLSNSVAVSSGREALDTDSDRGVNNKGRSRKDLSQLISKLSFPDDKDRTKEEGGFLDWFTKVPGRVLGVTPNISYIENKVKATNLKSQEQHGNEVRFKNCNLELSQQEFDEVLAVLRARTPSERKRTSVRTVKRREKPEKAVEDGSTKLVTKCGNVESNECSTNNLMNRAKSCESCNHKLCRKNDQQTLEKTNFVEIYGNKNIYNPQKREKLDGDDSNENLQAIKCNNSEKRKNDTVDCLQNVSNKADILLGAILRTSKDRGNQLEVLCGTKSRSALAMATNEMESIRNNVANEKYQEQKLPMEDEKSLPMAFNKRFNRFRQLFKKEHEKKLTSTEDNPHDAIQQIGQRSFMYNNVQPSLHDPKNFRDSKAKRRINFPNITEETEKRDASPDPSELSTNGAHQNSRIYSTNYKKDSCDYDEVETSKWQNRLHSTNDEDSITEHEEEEEDETVSKLSKDSVPSIGKKNRNYNSLSKDNATTEEDETVDKVVPTAIEQERFRRSLENAASMVFHSRTGLPLTSSPAPLRRGSCCFDYDSSLNTVSSKRSALFELNTPPSPGAVSLEETDRETENLGEGEETPKRRSTSRSRPQSHALLGSFEESALNGRLEPVSTVHGFTAELGASGSFCPKHRKLPVTVFFYTLGDNDKVSTPYLAHINLGKKGYQVPRSGTIQVTLLNPLGTVVKMFVVLYDLSDMPPRSHTFLRQRTLRDKTLRYLVHLRFMSGKSGRIYLHTDIRMIICRKSDVDTASDFGSEPPKELRSYIHGPTNPKFSPRC from the exons ATGGAAGAGGTGCCGATTCTCACCTGTCCGTTGCATCCGATCAAAGAGAAAGACGAGGAGGGTGTAGCGAGGGCTTTGACACCTACCAAGGCTATCCCGGTTCCGAGCGCTGCGCAAAATCCCGAAGCCCTTGTCTTGCCTG CTCTGGTGGACGACAGACTGCAAACGCCTTGCAACAAGCCCGGCAAACATCATTGTCCCTGCGACGAAGAGGACGTTCCACCGCCATCACCAGCGATTTCACGACAGAACCGCGAGAGAAAGCGACGTCGATCTCTTCCGTGTGGTCCAATAGACGCAAATTCCTGCGTTACGGTTCAACCGATGCCTCTTCCCTCGGTACAGGAAGCTGTAACGCAAGAATCGAAGAAGGACAGTCAGAGCTCAAGCTACCCGAAATGTTCCACCGAGATCTCGATCAATCGCGGTATTAAATTTGTGCAAGGCCAGAACTGTAAATTCGAGGAGAACAGCATCAGGAATAGGAAGAACCTAAACTCAGATAATCTGGAACGGTGTTTTAAGACGCAGCTGAGCATCGACGGGCGAGATGGGAACACTGAGAAACGGTAcaaacgaacgatcgacgatccTGACGCAAAATCGTTGTCGAATTCTAAAGATAAACAATGCAATTTAGAGAAGAAGCAGAGAGAACGAGAAATAAAGTCGGAGAAGAATGGGATATTTGAGAATCTGATACCGTTCAATTCGTCGCTGCCGTGGTCTTTTGTTGAGTCTTGGAATAATAGTAACGCAAATGGCAAGTGCGCTTTTCATAGCTGGCGCGGAAACAAGGAAACTTATTTCAACGACTCTGAGAGAATCTACAAAGCGCCAGTCAGCAAGGATTCGAGTCTCGTGATCAATCCCTTTAGGCAACCCAGTCCTTTCCACGAATCAAATCCAGGTCCATCGACGAATAATCGTTTAAAGCAGGATTTCGTCAACTCCACTTGCATGGTGCATCAAACCTGCGTCAAGTCGTCGTACAAGTTGTCGAATTCTGTAGCGGTGTCGTCTGGACGAGAAGCTTTGGACACGGACTCGGACAGGGGCGTCAATAACAAAGGGAGATCCAGAAAGGATTTGAGTCAATTAATATCCAAACTGTCGTTTCCTGACGATAAAGACAGAACAAAAGAGGAAGGAGGCTTCTTGGATTGGTTCACCAAGGTTCCTGGACGAGTTCTCGGAGTCACGCCAAACATCAGCTACATAGAGAATAAAGTGAAAGCTACGAATTTGAAGAGTCAGGAGCAACACGGAAACGAAGtgagatttaaaaattgcaatctAGAGTTGAGTCAGCAAGAATTTGACGAAGTTCTGGCTGTTTTAAGAGCTAGGACACCGTCTGAACGTAAGAGGACAAGTGTCAGGACGGTAAAGAGACGAGAGAAGCCGGAGAAAGCAGTAGAAGATGGATCGACTAAGCTGGTAACGAAGTGCGGGAATGTGGAGAGTAACGAATGCTCGACAAATAATTTGATGAATCGTGCCAAGTCCTGCGAAAGTTGCAATCACAAGTTATGTAGGAAAAACGACCAACAAACTTTAGAGAAGACCAATTTCGTTGAGATCTATGGCAATAAGAACATTTATAATCCCCAGAAACGCGAGAAGCTGGATGGCGATGACTCGAACGAGAATCTACAGGCGATCAAATGTAATAATTCCGAGAAGAGGAAGAATGACACCGTGGACTGTCTGCAGAACGTGTCGAACAAAGCAGACATATTATTGGGAGCAATTTTGCGAACCAGCAAAGACCGAGGGAACCAGTTGGAGGTTCTTTGTGGGACCAAATCGAGGTCCGCGTTGGCAATGGCCACAAACGAAATGGAAAGCATTCGAAATAACGTGGCCAACGAGAAGTATCAGGAACAAAAACTGCCAATGGAGGATGAAAAGTCTCTGCCAATGGCGTTCAACAAGAGATTTAATCGGTTCCGACAGCTTTTCAAGAAGGAGCACGAGAAGAAATTAACTTCGACAGAGGATAATCCGCACGATGCGATCCAACAGATCGGTCAACGTTCGTTCATGTACAACAACGTCCAACCAAGCCTACACGATCCAAAGAACTTCAGGGATAGCAAAGCGAAAAGAAGGATAAATTTCCCGAACATTACCGAAGAAACGGAGAAGCGTGACGCGAGCCCCGATCCTTCAGAGCTTAGTACAAATGGCGCACATCAAAACTCACGTATCTATAGTACAAATTACAAGAAGGATAGCTGCGACTACGACGAAGTCGAGACGTCCAAATGGCAAAATAGACTGCATAGTACAAACGACGAAGATAGCATAACCGAGcacgaggaggaggaggaagatgAAACTGTGTCGAAGCTTAGCAAAGATTCTGTTCCGAGTATCGGGAAGAAGAATCGAAATTATAATAGTCTTAGTAAAGACAACGCCACCACGGAGGAGGACGAAACAGTGGATAAAGTGGTACCGACCGCCATCGAACAAGAAAGATTCCGGCGATCCTTGGAAAACGCAGCTTCGATGGTGTTCCATAGTAGAACCGGTTTACCATTGACATCCAGTCCAGCTCCATTGAGAAGAGGCAGCTGTTGTTTCGATTACGATAGTAGTCTGAATACCGTCTCCTCAAAAAGAAG TGCTCTGTTCGAGTTGAACACTCCACCAAGTCCAGGTGCAGTGTCTTTGgaagagacagacagagagactGAGAATCTCGGGGAAGGAGAGGAGACACCAAAAAGACGTTCGACTTCTCGCAGTAGACCGCAGAGTCATGCTCTTCTAGGCAGCTTCGAGGAATCAGCTTTAAATGGTAGACTCGAACCTGTGTCCACCGTTCACGGTTTCACGGCGGAATTAGGTGCAAGCGGTTCGTTCTGTCCGAAACATCGAAAGCTTCCAGTCACTGTGTTCTTCTATACGCTCGGTGACAATGATAAAGTTTCTACGCCCTATCTC GCACACATTAATTTAGGCAAAAAGGGCTACCAAGTACCAAGAAGCGGTACTATTCAAGTAACGCTTCTCAATCCTTTGGGTACGGTCGTTAAGATGTTCGTAGTACTATACGATCTTTCTGATATGCCACCACGATCTCATACTTTTTTACGTCAGAGAACACTGCGGGACAAAACACTACGCTACCTCGTACATCTTAG atTTATGTCCGGTAAGTCTGGCCGGATTTATCTGCATACGGACATTCGTATGATCATTTGTCGCAAGTCCGACGTTGACACGGCGTCGGATTTTGGGTCAGAGCCACCAAAGGAACTACGAAGCTACATCCATGGTCCTACCAACCCGAAATTTTCGCCAAGGTGCTGA